The following proteins are co-located in the Frigidibacter mobilis genome:
- a CDS encoding phage head-tail joining protein, with protein MAHTLLDLQAFRERLLDARFQGIQSVTDQNGERIVYRSDAELSGAITALDREIAALQAGRKSAIVYINAHKGV; from the coding sequence ATGGCCCACACGCTTCTGGATCTTCAAGCCTTCCGGGAACGTCTTCTGGATGCTCGCTTTCAGGGCATCCAGAGCGTGACCGACCAGAACGGCGAACGGATTGTCTATCGTTCTGACGCTGAACTCTCGGGGGCGATAACCGCCCTCGACCGGGAAATTGCTGCCCTTCAAGCCGGGCGCAAATCAGCAATCGTCTACATCAACGCCCATAAGGGGGTCTAA
- a CDS encoding tyrosine-type recombinase/integrase, with amino-acid sequence MKQMHKPPKYCQGFEDRHGKVRWYYRRPGFPRVALPGLPWSPDFMAAYEKAAVGERLETAVSRSKPGTVAALVASYYKTGDFTGLAASTKTTYRGIIERFRAGHGDKRVVHMEKRHVQNIIGGMADTPAAAANMLRMIHLLMRHAIDLGWRGDDPTQGVRKPKRKTGGFLTWEEHHIATFIAKHKAGSRAHLALMLLLYTGQRRSDVVRMGRQHVRKDILAVTQQKTGQDVHIPLHPDLKALLDNLPLTNLTFLMTAHGKPFVPAGFTNWFRDMVKEAGLPAGLSPHGLRKATCRRLAEAGCSAHEIMAISGHRSLAEVTRYTVAASRKDLAARAMLALGKATDETATVKPAEAV; translated from the coding sequence ATGAAGCAAATGCACAAGCCTCCGAAGTATTGCCAAGGATTCGAAGACCGGCATGGCAAGGTCCGGTGGTATTACCGCCGCCCCGGCTTTCCGCGTGTCGCGCTGCCGGGCCTTCCATGGAGTCCCGACTTCATGGCCGCTTACGAAAAGGCGGCAGTGGGTGAGCGATTGGAAACCGCCGTGAGCCGATCCAAGCCCGGAACCGTCGCGGCACTTGTGGCCAGCTATTACAAGACCGGCGACTTTACCGGCTTGGCGGCTTCTACCAAGACGACCTATCGCGGCATCATTGAACGCTTCCGTGCCGGGCATGGTGACAAGCGCGTGGTTCACATGGAAAAGCGCCATGTGCAGAACATCATCGGCGGCATGGCTGACACGCCCGCAGCCGCCGCGAACATGTTGAGGATGATCCATCTACTAATGCGTCACGCAATTGATCTTGGCTGGCGCGGCGACGATCCGACTCAGGGCGTCCGAAAGCCCAAGCGAAAAACGGGCGGTTTTCTAACGTGGGAAGAGCATCACATCGCGACCTTCATTGCCAAGCATAAGGCGGGGAGCCGGGCACACCTTGCCTTGATGCTGTTGCTCTATACGGGTCAGCGGCGCAGTGATGTCGTCCGCATGGGGCGGCAGCATGTCCGCAAGGATATTCTGGCAGTCACCCAGCAGAAGACAGGGCAAGACGTGCATATCCCCCTGCACCCGGATCTGAAGGCGTTGCTGGACAACCTGCCACTGACAAACCTGACCTTTCTGATGACCGCGCACGGCAAGCCGTTTGTGCCAGCGGGCTTCACAAACTGGTTCCGCGATATGGTGAAGGAAGCGGGACTCCCCGCTGGCCTGTCGCCTCATGGGTTGCGCAAGGCAACCTGCCGCCGCTTGGCGGAAGCGGGATGCAGCGCCCACGAAATCATGGCTATTTCCGGCCATAGATCGCTGGCAGAGGTGACTCGATACACCGTTGCTGCCAGCAGAAAAGACCTCGCGGCGCGGGCAATGCTTGCGCTCGGGAAGGCAACTGACGAAACTGCAACTGTCAAACCCGCCGAAGCGGTTTGA
- a CDS encoding S8 family peptidase, translating to MKRAPRSRQRHDLYAKYHDYDSEISDLLGECGFGALDTRKAIPRPFAAIDHYRVLDDDPKQNPHELYEVLERIEGVLSSQTYDFINLSIGPSLPIEDDDVHAWTAVLDDRLSRIPTLAAIAVGNDGEGDTILGLDRVQVPADCVNALAIGACNTPDKDWERAAYSSVGPGRSPGIVKPDLVGFGGSVERPFLVLSPDTSPTLVGTGGTSFATPSIVRMASGVRTHFGTKLNHLAIRALLVHTAEESAHDMREVGWGRAAQDLNDIVLCADDEVRIVYQGEISPAKYIRAAIPVPDGEIVGMVSLSATICYKSQTDPHHPGNYTRAGLEVSFRPHDERFSRDGQLHPDTKPFFGSSPAGADEEQLRRDAMKWENCLYAIKRMRGSSLHNPIFDIHYNSRLEGRNFVGAPKLPYALVVSVQANGIADLYDRVVRRYATQLEPLRPILEVPLRT from the coding sequence ATGAAACGCGCCCCTCGCAGCCGTCAACGCCATGATTTATATGCGAAATATCACGATTACGACAGCGAAATCAGCGACTTACTTGGAGAATGTGGGTTTGGAGCTCTAGATACACGGAAGGCTATCCCTCGACCGTTCGCGGCGATCGATCATTATCGGGTTCTTGATGACGATCCAAAGCAGAACCCACATGAACTGTATGAAGTCCTCGAACGGATCGAGGGAGTTCTGTCGAGCCAAACCTATGACTTCATTAATTTGAGCATTGGCCCAAGCCTGCCGATTGAGGACGACGACGTACACGCTTGGACCGCTGTTCTCGATGATCGGCTTTCGCGAATTCCAACCCTGGCCGCGATCGCGGTCGGTAACGATGGAGAGGGCGACACGATCCTTGGTCTGGACCGAGTTCAAGTCCCTGCGGATTGCGTTAATGCCTTGGCGATTGGGGCGTGCAACACTCCTGACAAGGATTGGGAACGGGCGGCCTACAGCTCAGTGGGACCGGGGCGCAGCCCTGGAATTGTCAAGCCTGATTTGGTGGGTTTCGGTGGATCAGTCGAGCGACCGTTCCTTGTCCTTAGCCCAGACACGAGCCCGACGCTCGTTGGAACGGGTGGCACATCGTTTGCGACCCCCAGCATCGTGCGCATGGCCAGCGGTGTCCGGACGCATTTTGGAACCAAACTGAACCACCTAGCGATCCGCGCCCTGCTTGTTCACACAGCGGAGGAAAGTGCTCACGATATGCGTGAGGTCGGCTGGGGCCGCGCGGCACAGGACTTGAACGACATCGTTCTATGCGCCGATGACGAGGTCCGCATCGTTTATCAAGGCGAGATTTCTCCAGCGAAGTATATACGCGCTGCGATTCCAGTTCCGGACGGGGAGATTGTAGGTATGGTCAGCCTCTCAGCAACCATTTGCTATAAATCACAGACCGATCCACACCACCCCGGCAACTACACGCGCGCCGGACTGGAAGTAAGTTTCAGACCACACGACGAACGCTTTAGCCGAGATGGCCAACTCCATCCTGACACAAAGCCGTTTTTCGGATCATCACCAGCAGGAGCAGACGAAGAACAGCTTCGTCGCGACGCGATGAAATGGGAGAACTGCCTATATGCGATCAAGCGGATGCGTGGCAGTTCGCTGCATAACCCTATCTTCGACATTCACTATAACTCGCGACTTGAAGGACGAAACTTCGTGGGCGCTCCGAAGCTGCCCTACGCGCTAGTGGTGAGTGTTCAGGCCAACGGAATCGCTGATCTCTATGATCGGGTCGTGCGCAGATACGCAACCCAACTGGAACCGCTACGACCGATTCTCGAAGTGCCCCTTCGAACATGA
- a CDS encoding DUF2190 family protein, whose amino-acid sequence MKNYIQPGTNLTFSAPAAVASGGVVIAGEIKGIAAGDAAIGEDVDVVTVGVFGLPKVAADAFAVGAVVYWDSTAGLATSTATDNTKLGVAVAVAAASTATVEVRLSDF is encoded by the coding sequence ATGAAGAATTACATTCAACCGGGAACGAATCTCACGTTTTCCGCGCCTGCCGCCGTGGCATCTGGGGGCGTCGTGATCGCTGGCGAAATCAAAGGCATCGCTGCCGGGGATGCCGCAATCGGTGAAGACGTGGACGTTGTGACCGTTGGCGTTTTCGGGCTTCCGAAAGTGGCCGCTGACGCCTTCGCGGTCGGCGCTGTCGTCTATTGGGATTCCACAGCCGGACTCGCGACCAGCACGGCTACCGACAACACGAAACTGGGCGTGGCTGTCGCTGTCGCCGCTGCCTCGACCGCAACCGTTGAAGTCCGCCTTAGCGACTTCTGA
- a CDS encoding prohead protease/major capsid protein fusion protein produces the protein MNIRLTGNPAKASRVTALPSNRPADQTLGEKHTRAALFSPSTYDDEAWTVEAVASTFAAVVRRDRQGAYLERLDPAGLDTAELVGAPLLDAHQQGGARDVIGVVTAHRFEDSKLIVTLRLSQAEDAAPAIQRIREGTLRGVSVGYRVTQWRETVEVIAGRKTRVRTAAAWAIHEASAVAVPADPQSRFRSAEMPKDIQETDDREALIARVRAAHNLGEDWQTRMAEAGEELTDDEIREDAREAALTARRSRETPRIRVGASSEDPAAIRERQTEALACRMMGTTPSDAARPYAQMGLQDFARDALTRSGVSVATMGREEMLTRAAMHTTSDFPELLTGAGNRVLTNAYQAAQSPLKQLARQRTAADFRPMSVLKLGEMSGLQKVTESGEIKALTTGEAQEGYSLETFGGIFSLSRKAIINDDLGAFSRWGELMGSAAAQTEATQLLALLTANSGGGVKMGDGVNLFHATHGNLAASGAVPDETTLSAARLALRSQKGLDGKTPVSVTPRFLLVGPALETTAEKLLASINPSNSDDVNPFAGKLTLLVEPRLTGFQWFLFGDPTTSPVLEYAYLSSAPGPQLSSRDGWEVLGREFRVTLDYGAGATDWRGAYRNAG, from the coding sequence ATGAACATTCGTTTGACTGGCAATCCTGCCAAGGCGTCCCGCGTCACGGCTTTGCCAAGCAACAGACCCGCCGACCAGACGCTTGGCGAAAAGCACACGCGCGCGGCACTCTTCTCGCCGTCAACCTATGACGATGAGGCTTGGACGGTTGAAGCTGTCGCCAGCACCTTCGCAGCCGTGGTCCGGCGTGACCGACAAGGCGCATATCTCGAACGCCTTGATCCCGCTGGGCTGGACACTGCCGAATTGGTCGGCGCGCCGTTGCTTGACGCGCATCAACAGGGCGGTGCGCGTGATGTCATCGGCGTCGTCACGGCGCACCGCTTCGAAGACAGCAAGCTGATTGTCACGCTTCGCTTGTCGCAAGCCGAAGACGCGGCCCCGGCAATCCAGAGAATCCGCGAGGGCACCCTGCGGGGCGTCAGCGTGGGCTATCGCGTCACCCAGTGGCGCGAGACCGTCGAAGTTATCGCCGGTCGCAAGACCCGAGTCCGCACGGCGGCGGCTTGGGCAATCCATGAGGCGTCCGCAGTCGCCGTGCCCGCCGACCCTCAATCACGCTTCAGGAGTGCAGAAATGCCGAAGGATATCCAAGAGACTGACGACCGTGAGGCGCTGATTGCCCGCGTTCGCGCCGCCCACAATCTGGGCGAAGACTGGCAGACCCGCATGGCGGAAGCTGGCGAAGAACTGACCGACGACGAAATCCGCGAGGATGCGCGGGAAGCCGCGCTGACCGCACGTCGCAGCCGGGAAACGCCCCGCATTCGTGTCGGCGCATCGTCCGAAGATCCCGCCGCCATTCGCGAACGCCAGACCGAAGCCCTTGCCTGCCGCATGATGGGCACCACGCCCAGCGATGCCGCGCGCCCGTATGCGCAGATGGGCCTTCAGGACTTCGCCCGTGACGCTCTGACCCGTTCCGGCGTGTCGGTTGCGACCATGGGTCGGGAAGAGATGCTCACCCGTGCCGCCATGCACACGACCAGCGACTTTCCCGAACTGCTGACCGGCGCTGGCAACCGTGTGCTGACAAACGCCTATCAGGCTGCGCAGTCGCCGCTGAAGCAACTGGCCCGCCAGCGCACGGCGGCAGACTTCCGCCCGATGTCGGTCCTCAAACTGGGCGAGATGTCGGGGCTTCAGAAGGTTACTGAATCGGGGGAAATCAAAGCCCTGACGACTGGTGAAGCCCAAGAGGGTTACAGCTTGGAAACCTTTGGCGGCATCTTCAGCCTGTCGCGCAAAGCGATCATCAATGACGATCTGGGCGCTTTCTCGCGCTGGGGCGAACTGATGGGGTCCGCTGCGGCACAGACCGAAGCCACCCAGCTTCTGGCACTGCTGACCGCGAACAGCGGCGGCGGCGTCAAGATGGGCGACGGCGTGAACCTGTTCCATGCGACCCACGGCAACCTTGCTGCAAGCGGTGCTGTCCCTGATGAAACCACACTGTCGGCAGCACGGCTGGCGCTGCGTTCGCAGAAAGGTCTGGACGGCAAGACTCCGGTTTCCGTCACGCCGCGCTTCCTGCTGGTCGGTCCTGCGCTTGAGACCACCGCCGAAAAGCTGCTGGCTTCCATCAACCCCAGCAACAGCGATGACGTGAACCCCTTCGCGGGCAAGCTGACGCTGCTGGTCGAACCCCGCCTGACCGGCTTCCAGTGGTTCCTGTTCGGCGATCCCACGACTTCGCCTGTTCTGGAATACGCCTACCTGTCGTCGGCACCGGGGCCGCAACTGTCCTCGCGGGACGGCTGGGAAGTTCTGGGCCGCGAATTCCGTGTCACGCTGGACTACGGTGCAGGCGCGACCGACTGGCGCGGCGCTTACCGGAACGCAGGCTAA
- a CDS encoding helix-turn-helix transcriptional regulator, producing MQMESRPSSPIAPPSRRGLSRGEAAGYIGVSPTTFDKMVIAGEMPGPKRVGARKIWDVRALDLAFDALPGEDAVPETNDWD from the coding sequence ATGCAGATGGAATCCCGCCCCTCTTCACCGATTGCACCGCCTTCCCGGCGTGGGCTGTCGCGTGGCGAGGCGGCGGGTTACATCGGCGTCAGCCCCACGACCTTTGACAAAATGGTGATAGCTGGCGAAATGCCCGGTCCCAAGCGCGTCGGTGCCCGCAAGATTTGGGACGTGCGCGCTTTGGACTTGGCGTTCGATGCGTTGCCGGGGGAAGATGCAGTCCCTGAAACCAACGATTGGGACTGA
- a CDS encoding uracil-DNA glycosylase encodes MVMGSRGNIDIFLENLASFKAERVFNPWSANCEEVDVEDSFNIRLNNLRTVLRACADADEVDVWVGRDLGWRGGRRTGVAFVDEVSLSDYASSIEVAGLVKATVGPVMKERTATEIHLARRRISRKLFFWNVFPFHPHEANQPQSNRMHTRTEREIGLSFLKVALSLLPVRRAITIGNDATQAVQAMNVKCCPVRHPSYGGQRDFHRQLNAHYGLVSEEDTQPSLFDGHT; translated from the coding sequence ATGGTGATGGGGTCGCGAGGCAATATCGACATATTCCTTGAGAATCTTGCATCATTTAAGGCGGAACGGGTCTTCAATCCGTGGTCAGCGAATTGCGAGGAAGTGGATGTGGAAGACAGCTTCAACATCCGCCTCAATAACCTCCGCACAGTTCTGCGCGCGTGCGCAGATGCCGACGAAGTTGACGTTTGGGTCGGCCGCGATCTCGGCTGGCGTGGAGGGCGGCGGACGGGAGTCGCGTTCGTTGATGAGGTGTCATTGAGCGACTATGCAAGTTCCATCGAAGTCGCCGGATTGGTGAAGGCAACGGTGGGCCCGGTCATGAAAGAGCGTACCGCAACCGAGATACACCTCGCTCGAAGGCGAATCTCGCGGAAGCTATTTTTCTGGAATGTCTTCCCCTTCCATCCGCATGAGGCGAACCAACCGCAATCGAACCGCATGCACACGCGAACAGAGCGGGAGATCGGGCTATCGTTTTTGAAGGTGGCCCTATCGCTTCTCCCCGTTCGCCGCGCAATCACCATTGGCAACGATGCGACCCAGGCGGTACAGGCAATGAATGTAAAGTGCTGCCCCGTCCGCCATCCAAGCTACGGCGGACAGCGGGACTTTCATCGACAGCTCAATGCCCATTATGGGCTGGTATCCGAAGAGGATACGCAACCAAGCCTATTCGACGGCCATACCTAA
- a CDS encoding phage portal protein, producing the protein MQNPFARIFRKAEPMQTRRFDGAAGGRRGFGMGTFGRINPEIAAAGQSLRSRAAYLSMNNPWIAQGVANWTGALVGPGLQPTSKHPDPEMRRAINAYFETWAERADAEGLTDFWGQQAAIAHSMVVAGEGLALLIDSDDGPQIRILPPELLDESKTVELSEGRTIFAGVELDQNGRRVAFHILPERPASTFASYAPAQRVDADSVLHVFRPNAPGQVRGVSWLAQVILTASDTDGYEDALLMAAKVAAMHSGFIVDVNGATTDPHGGGDTASMEPGALIRLGVGEDIKFNSPQQLQQADAFLRHNLRKIAAGMGLPDHLVSGDLSGANYSSLRAGLLPFRQRVEQVQYGVLVPRFLAPVWRAVITHGILSGGIDAPDFEQNPRDFLSADWLAPKPLQVDPAKDLAATRAELELGLTSRRKAVAERGWVLEDLDAEIQADALGKTLSEQKDSKE; encoded by the coding sequence ATGCAGAACCCCTTCGCGCGCATCTTTCGCAAAGCTGAACCCATGCAAACCCGTCGTTTTGACGGCGCTGCTGGCGGGCGTCGGGGATTTGGGATGGGCACCTTTGGCCGCATCAATCCCGAGATTGCCGCAGCCGGTCAGTCGCTGCGCAGCCGTGCCGCCTATCTGTCGATGAACAATCCTTGGATCGCGCAGGGCGTGGCGAATTGGACGGGTGCGCTTGTCGGTCCCGGCCTTCAGCCCACAAGCAAGCACCCCGATCCCGAGATGCGCCGCGCGATCAACGCCTATTTTGAGACGTGGGCCGAACGCGCAGACGCTGAAGGTCTGACCGACTTTTGGGGTCAACAGGCCGCAATTGCGCATAGCATGGTAGTCGCTGGCGAAGGCTTGGCGCTGCTGATCGACTCGGATGACGGCCCGCAAATCCGCATCCTGCCGCCCGAGTTGCTGGACGAGTCCAAGACGGTCGAACTGTCCGAAGGTCGGACGATCTTTGCGGGCGTCGAACTGGACCAGAACGGGCGGCGGGTGGCCTTCCACATCCTGCCCGAACGTCCTGCCAGCACCTTCGCATCTTATGCCCCAGCCCAGCGGGTTGATGCAGACAGCGTTTTGCATGTCTTCCGTCCGAACGCGCCGGGACAGGTGCGCGGTGTGTCGTGGCTGGCGCAAGTCATCCTGACCGCCAGCGACACTGACGGCTATGAAGATGCTTTGCTAATGGCCGCTAAGGTCGCCGCCATGCACAGCGGCTTCATCGTGGACGTGAACGGCGCGACGACCGACCCGCACGGCGGGGGAGATACCGCCAGCATGGAGCCGGGCGCGCTGATCCGTCTGGGTGTTGGCGAAGACATCAAGTTCAACAGTCCGCAACAGCTTCAGCAGGCCGATGCGTTCTTGCGTCACAATCTGCGCAAGATCGCGGCTGGCATGGGGCTTCCCGACCATTTGGTGTCGGGCGATCTGTCGGGTGCCAACTACAGTTCATTGAGGGCTGGCCTGCTGCCGTTCCGTCAGCGCGTTGAACAGGTGCAATACGGCGTGCTTGTGCCCCGGTTCCTCGCGCCGGTCTGGCGGGCTGTCATCACGCACGGAATCCTTTCGGGCGGTATCGACGCACCGGACTTCGAACAGAACCCCCGCGATTTCCTCTCCGCCGACTGGCTGGCCCCGAAGCCTCTCCAAGTGGACCCAGCTAAGGATCTGGCCGCGACCCGCGCCGAACTCGAACTGGGCCTGACCTCGCGCCGCAAGGCTGTCGCAGAACGTGGCTGGGTCTTGGAAGACCTCGACGCAGAAATCCAAGCGGATGCCCTTGGGAAAACGCTTTCAGAGCAAAAGGATTCCAAAGAATGA